A DNA window from Camelina sativa cultivar DH55 chromosome 13, Cs, whole genome shotgun sequence contains the following coding sequences:
- the LOC104738438 gene encoding putative F-box only protein 15, which yields MEETSNRSLPLELVEEILKRTPVESLSRFKSTCKEWYDLITDKRFMYNHLDRSPERFIIRIFDDRTVQIMDPVTGNISYSPISDMFDDPYSSASMVHCDGLMLCMCYDDSFCRQTRGATLAVWNPVTRKIKWIEPLVCYSETDYFGMGYDNTCRHNYKILRSSGPPSLGDPEEYEIYEFRSDSWRSLDAKVDLDEDTDCRGVSVKGNVYWIAKRTEKEEFIVLISPWKRSRTYAFFLVVNIDWTDGVILEARAVKWSVHGPFGRVHLDIFLHGPNLDSPKWRMVHKVSMPIKTISKWS from the coding sequence ATGGAAGAAACCTCGAACCGGTCGTTGCCACTTGAGTTAGTAGAAGAAATACTAAAGAGGACTCCTGTTGAGTCTTTGAGCCGATTCAAATCGACGTGCAAGGAATGGTACGATCTCATCACCGACAAGAGATTCATGTACAATCACTTGGATCGCTCTCCGGAACGTTTCATTATAAGAATCTTTGATGACCGGACAGTTCAAATCATGGATCCAGTGACCGGAAACATCTCATACTCACCAATCTCAGACATGTTTGATGATCCATATTCGAGTGCTTCTATGGTTCACTGTGATGGACTCATGCTTTGTATGTGTTATGATGACTCGTTTTGCCGACAAACAAGAGGCGCCACTCTCGCAGTTTGGAATCCGGTAACGAGGAAAATCAAATGGATCGAACCGTTGGTCTGTTACTCTGAAACTGATTACTTTGGAATGGGATACGACAATACATGTCGCCATAACTACAAGATCTTGAGGTCTTCTGGTCCTCCGTCTCTTGGTGATCCAGAAGAGTATGAGATATATGAATTCAGGTCTGATTCGTGGAGAAGTCTTGATGCTAAGGTCGATTTGGATGAAGATACGGATTGCAGAGGTGTGTCAGTGAAGGGTAATGTGTATTGGATTGCTAAACGTACAGAGAAGGAAGAGTTTATCGTTTTGATTTCTCCATGGAAACGTTCAAGGACATATGCTTTTTTCCTTGTTGTAAATATCGACTGGACAGATGGTGTAATACTCGAAGCTAGAGCTGTCAAATGGTCCGTCCATGGACCATTTGGGCGAGTCCATCTGGACATTTTTTTGCATGGGCCAAACTTGGACAGTCCCAAATGGAGAATGGTCCACAAAGTGTCCATGCCTATTAAGACCATTTCCAAATGGTCATGA
- the LOC104738439 gene encoding uncharacterized protein LOC104738439, giving the protein MAQYANLVSSKVIASVLNGKYANGRPGPRACDIPDIVLAELKGLSIAGRWYLLMLSTLRMKLRGLGQVYSKAFHGACAVHIERNVRPFSGKGLLALVGKAARAFNVGDFNESFDKIGFRSRRCEEYLNRIPLPHWTHAFCEAKRYNIMNSNVAEALNSAIGKIVELPIVTMVESIKTKLMQWFCIRRAKAKRLATLPEPITPNVNKFMLRYHLESAGLAVTAVSDWCYEVKKTEGKTYFIDLQNKSCTCNAFQKLMIPCCHALAASRINGIYISSLLEKMHHVSVFADTYSELIYPVPNQCDEEVPVVVVENEFEPPTNPPGPERRRKRRIPSTGEQVGNKQKRTTPHKCSTCGQAGPNRATCKNIIE; this is encoded by the exons ATGGCACAATATGCAAATCTTGTATCGTCAAAGGTTATTGCATCTGTTCTGAATGGAAAGTACGCAAATGGTCGCCCAGGACCAAGAGCATGTGATATCCCAGACATTGTTCTTGCCGAGCTGAAG GGTTTAAGCATTGCCGGAAGGTGGTACTTGTTGATG TTGTCGACTCTGAGAATGAAGCTGCGTGGACTTG GTCAGGTTTACTCAAAAGCTTTTCATGGAGCTTGTGCAGTTCACATAGAGAGGAATGTCAGACCTTTTTCTGGGAAAGGCCTATTAGCATTAGTTGGAAAAGCTGCTCGTGCATTTAAtgttggtgattttaatgagtcCTTTGACAAAATCGGTTTTAGAAGCAGGCGATGTGAAGAATATTTGAATCGAATACCACTTCCACATTGGACTCATGCTTTTTGTGAGGCGAAAAGGTACAATATAATGAACAGTAACGTTGCAGAAGCTCTGAATAGTGCTATAGGCAAGATTGTGGAGCTCCCAATTGTGACTATGGTTGAGTCTATCAAGACCAAGTTAATGCAGTGGTTCTGCATTAGGCGAGCGAAAGCAAAAAGACTGGCTACACTCCCTGAGCCAATCACACCGAATGTAAACAAGTTTATGCTTCGCTACCATTTAGAATCAGCTGGTTTGGCAGTTACTGCAGTATCAGATTGGTGTTACGAGGTGAAGAAAACAGAGGGGAAGACCTACTTTATAGATTTACAAAACAAGAGTTGTACTTGTAATGCATTTCAAAAGCTTATGATCCCTTGTTGTCATGCCTTGGCTGCATCAAGAATAAATGGTATATAcatttcttctcttctagaGAAAATGCACCATGTTAGTGTCTTTGCTGATACATATTCAGAGCTCATATATCCTGTGCCTAATCAATGCGATGAGGAAGTCCCTGTTGTGGTAGTGGAGAATGAATTTGAGCCTCCTACTAACCCACCAGGCCCAGAACGCAGAAGGAAACGAAGGATCCCTTCCACTGGAGAACAAGTG GGGAATAAGCAGAAAAGAACGACACCACATAAGTGTTCTACATGTGGTCAAGCCGGCCCTAACCGAGCTACATGCAAAAACATCATCGAATAA